The genomic DNA GAACTCGGTGATATTATTCTTCCGATTGTAAAAGAAGAAGCTTCACGTTATGCCATGAGAAGTATTTTTGAAAATGTAAAATTTGAAAAAGCACAGCTCGGCGATGATGCGGGAATAATGGGAGCTTTTGTGCTTGCACAGGAAGGTGTTAAATAATGAAGGATATGTTGTGTGTCATTAGTATAGCGTCACACGGTATTTACATGAAAATATTTCAGAAAAAAGGAACTGCTGTAAAGATTATAGATAAGGCAGTACATGTTTCACTGATAGGGAAAGAAGTCTTTTTCGAGGATAAGCTTACATTTAATAAAATAAAAGAAATAATAGACACGGTAAAAAAAATGAAGATCATAGCAGAAGGTTATCAGACTGATAAAATTGTTGTTATAGGAACTACAGCAGTACGTAAGGCAAAAAATAATTACTATCTTCAGGATCAGCTGAAAATAAATACAGGTTTGGATTTACTGGTAATGGATAAGCTTGATGAAAATTATCTGGCGTATGAAAAAATATCTGTCAGTCTTGAGAAGCATCTTGATGATTATAATGAAAAAAATAACCTGATCGTTTACGTAGGTTCGGGAAATATATCCTTTTCGGTTATAAGTAACGGAATTAACATATATAACACCAATATAGAGATAGGCTCTCTTGTTTTATCAGATATATCGGATAAGCTGAATCTCGGAACCAAAAAGAGAAATATAGTAATTGACGAATATATAAAAAGGCATTTGAGCGGGATCTTCCGAAATATTTCCGATATAAAAATAGAAAGGGTTATTCTTGCCGGAAAGTTTTTTGATATTTATATAGAAAGAGTAAAAAATAAAAAAAGAATTGACTTTATAGAAGAGCTTACACGTGAGGAGATATTCGAATATAACAAAAAGCTTTATGAAAAATCTCCGGAAGAAATAGCTAAAACTTATAATATAAAAAAAATCGAAGCTGAGATGCTTACTCAGAAAGTAAATATCATAAAAAATATAATACAAAAATTCAACAGCAACAAAATTATATTTGTAAATTTCAAATTATCCAATTCAATTGCAGAGTTTCACTTTTTTAAAAATGAAAAAATAAGAAGAAAAATAGAAAAAGATTCTGTGGAAAGTGCCAGAAAAATAGCCAAAAGATACTATTATATGGAGGAACATGTAGATAAACTCGAAGAAATAATAGATAAGATTTTTAATAAGGTTCATAAAACACACGGACTGACAAAAAAGGACAGATATTATCTGACTCTTGCGAATATTTTCAGGGAAACAGGGAAGTATATTACACTTGAAAATTATATTAATTTTTCCAGAGATATTCTGGAAGCATCAGGAATATTCGGAATCAGTACAAGAGAACATTTTTTTATTTCAAAAATCCTGAAGTATTTTGAAGAGGATATTCTGGAATTGGAAAACAGTAAATCTATAAGCAAAGAAGAAAAACTGTCAGTGGCAAAACTGGCAGCTATATTGAAAATAGCCGAATCTCTTGATTCCAGCATGGAACAGAAAATAGCCGATCTGGAAATTACAAGTGATGAAAATGATATTTATTTTAACGTAAAGCTCAAAAAGATGATTTTTTTGGAAAAGCTGGAATTTGAAGAGAAAAAAGAAGTTTTTGAAAATGTATTCGGATTGAAAACACATTTAGTTATAAATAAATAATCTAGTGCAGTGCCTCGGCCGAATGCCGCCGGATATTTTATTTCTCGGCAGGGATTCAGGTACAGCAGAGGATAAAACAGACAGTGCAATCGGCTGATTACGGATGAAAACTGCACTAAGGTAAGGAGAATTATGAAATATAAATCTGAAGATTTTATAAATAGAGAATTAAGCTGGCTGGAATTTAACGACAGAGTATTGAGCGAAGCAGAATATCAGGGAAATCCTTTGTTGGAAAAATGCAAATTTATTTCTATAACTTCTTCTAATCTGGATGAGTTTTTTATGATTAGAATAGCTGCATTAAAGGCTCAGATAGACAGTAAATTTACACAAAAAGATATTGCCGGACTGACTCCGATACAGCAGATGGAAAAAATAGAGGACAGAATAGAAACTTTGATAAAGAAGCAATATTCAATATATAGAAACGGTCTTATACCTGAACTGAAAAAGAACGGAATCGTGTTTTTGAAATATAAGGAGCTGACAGAAGACGAGAAAAAAGCAGCAGCGGAATATTTTGAAGAAACCCTGTTTCCTATTCTTACTCCTACAGCAATAGACAGCAGCAGACCATTTCCTTTTCTGCAGAATAAAAGCCTTAATATAATAGTGGAATTAAAAAAGGAGAAGGACAGATTTTCCTTTGTTCAGATTCCGTCAATAGTAAACAGAATGTTCAGGCTTCCCGGAAAGAACAAATACAGATTTATTCTAATAGAAGAGATAATCAAGGAATTTATGGGGACTCTTTTTGAGGGCTACAGTATAAGGAAGATGTCGGAATTCAGAATAACAAGAGACTCTGACGTAATAATAAATGAGGACGGTGCAGAAGATCTTCTCAGTAAAATAGAAAAATCAATAAAAAACAGAAAATGGGGAAGTCCTGTAAGGCTTGAAGTATGTGAAGACATAGAGAAAGATACCAGAGAATATCTAAAAGACATACTAAAGCTGAAAAAATCAGATGTATACAGAATTGACGGTCCGATAGACCTTACTTTTCTCATGAAATTATGGATTGAGACAGATAAGGACAAATTAAAATTTCCTCCGGAGCCTCCTGTTCTGATAAAGGAATTTCAGGGAGATGAATCTGTTTTTGATATAATGAAGGAGAAAGAGATAATATACCATCTTCCTTATGAAAGCTTTGAGCCTGTTATTGATCTTGTGGAAGAAGCGGCCAGAGATCCGAAAGTACTGGCGATAAAACAGACTCTGTACAGGGTCAGCGGTCAGTCTCCTATAGTAAAAGCCTTAAAGGATGCCGCAAGTAACGGGAAACAGGTTACAGTACTTGTGGAATTAAAGGCAAGGTTTGATGAGGAGCAGAATATCAACTGGGCAAAGGAACTGGAAAAAGCCGGATGTCATGTGATATACGGGCTGAAAGGACTGAAAACACATGCCAAACTTCTGCTGATAGTAAGACAGGAAACAGAGGGGATACAGAGGTATGTACATCTCAGTACGGGAAATTACAATGATAATACTGCCAAGCTGTATTCAGATATAGGCTTTTTCAGTACAAATGAAGATTTATGCACGGATATCTCTTATCTGTTTAATACGTTGACAGGGTTTTCCATGTCAAGATACTGGAATAAAGTAGCTGTAGCTCCAAATGATCTGAGAACGAAGATCTATGAGCTCATAGATAATGAGATAGAAAACCAGAAGGCAGGAAAAAAGGGAAGAATTATAATGAAGGCAAACTCTCTTACTGATAAAGAGATGATAGAGAAATTATACGACGCTTCAAGAATAGGCGTAGAAGTAAAGCTGGTGATAAGAGGAGCATGTTCTCTGAAAGTGGGAATAAAAGATATTTCAGAAAATATAGAGGTTTTCAGTATCGTAGGAAGATACCTTGAACACAGCAGAATTTATTATTTTGAAAATGACGGGGAAAGTAAAATATATCTGTCAAGTGCAGATCTGATGTCAAGAAATCTGGACAGAAGAATTGAAATTATGTTTCCTGTGGAAGACGAAAATTTGAAAGATCAGATAGTAAAAATACTGGAGCTGAATCTCACTGATAATGTAAAAAGAAGAATTCTGGAGCCGGACGGTACATATAGAAATTCAAATGCAAGATCATCCAAAAAGATAAATGCCCAAAGTGAATTTTACAAGCTTGCCAAAAAAGGAAGCATCAGCAGTTAATATCCTGGTCTGATAAAAAACAGCTGAAATAAGATATTGGTAATTGTTTAAAAGCCTGTATTAGCAGTGTTTTAGTATAAAAATTCATAAAATATATAAAATATACAATTAAAATTTATAAGAAATATTTGATTTTGTGTATATAAAAATATTATAATGTAAGTGTTAACTTTGTTAACGTGATTTTTTAGAAGGAGGTTTGTAAAGAAAATGTGGAAAAAAGTAACACTTATAATTGCTGGTATATTTTTACTTTTTGGCGGTGCATTCTTCTATTTTGTAAAGGACACAGATAAGATATATAATAATATATCAGTGTCTGGTGTTGATCTATCTGATACATCTAAGGAGACTGCGAAGAAAAAAATAGAGGAAATAAAGCTTGAAAATGTAAAGCTGAAGTATGAGGGTAAAGAGTTCATGATATCTGGTGACAGCATATCATATAAAGTTGATTCTGATACGATAGTAAATGAAGCGTATAATGTAGGAAGAAACGGAAATTTCCTGAAGAATAAGGCGAAAATATTTGCCTTGAAAGCTCTCGGGAAAAAAGTAAGCCTGCCGCTGCATTACAGTATTAATGAGGAGGCTTTAAAAAACGAACTTGTTAAAATAGCATCCGAGGTAGATGTAAAGGAACAGGATGCCAGACTCGTGATCAATAATGATCAGATTTCTGTTATAGATGAAGTAAACGGGAAGAAAATTAACATAGAGAAAACTCTGAGTGCTGTAATGGAAAGTATAAAATATTCTAAGCATGATGATATTAATCTTGTGGCAGAAACAGCTGTTCCAAAAGTAACTAAGGAAAAACTGGGTTCTGTAAATACACTTCTTGGCGAGTATACTACTACGTTTAATTCCGGTGTATACGGAAGAAGCGAGAATATAAAGCTCGCTGTAAAATCAATAAATGATGTTCTTCTGGAACCGCAGGATATTCTTTCGTTTAATGACAGTACAGGAATGCGTAATCCGAAAAATGGATATAAGAGTGCGCCTGTTATAGTTAACGGAGAGATCGAACAGGGTCTCGGAGGCGGAGTCTGTCAGGTTTCATCAACGTTGTTTAATGCAGGTGCTCTTTCAGGGCTGAAGATAGTGGAGAGAAGTAACCACTCAATTCCGTCTTCATATGTAGCACTTGGCAGAGATGCTGTTGTAGATTATGGAAATCTGGATTTGAAAATACAGAATAATTTTCAGAATCCTGTTTATATAGCAGCAGATGTAGTCGGAAGTAAAATTATTATCAAAGTATACGGAAATCAGAAGGATAAAGCAGATGAGGTAAAATTATATGCAGTAGTGAATGGAAGTATACCGAGAAAAACAAAAACTGTAAAATCTGGTAAAGCAACTAACGGAAGAGACGGAATAAAAGCTACAACATACAGAGTGATAGTTAAAAACGGAAGTGAAACTAAAGAGGTATTATCAAGCAACTATTATCCGCCTAAGGCGAGAGTAGTAGTGCTTACTCCGGCTCCGGCAGTAGTAAGCGAAGAAGCTCCCAGCTTATAAGAATACTCCGGAAATATTACTCACAAAGCAGAACAAAAAGCAATTATATACGAATAATTAAAATGACCGGTTTTTCCGGTCATTTTTCTTTTAGTGCTGTTATTTATCTGAAAGCAGTGATTATTCACTTTAAAAATTTATATAAAAATAACAGCCTTCTGCGGCGGACAAATGCCATAGAAGGCTGTTCTTGATAATATATGATAAAATCAGAAACTATTCTTTAGCCGGTTTATTTTCCGAAGTCAGCGTAAGCATCACAATCATAAGTATAATGAGAAATGCTCCTGCGAACTGATAAATTCCAAAGCTTACATGAAGCCATATAATAGAAGTTATAAGTGCGGATAACGGCTCACTGCAGCTGAGAAGCGAGGCTTCCTTTGCATTTATATATCTCAGACTCTCTATAAAAAAATAAAAAGGTATAAGAGTACCGAGAATTACAATAAACAGCATAGATAAGAAAATATCAAAATGTGCAAAATCTCTTACAGCTCCCCAGTCAGGAACAAACAATCCCAGTATAAAGCCTCCGATAACCATGCTCCATCCGATAATAACAGATGACGGCCATTTTAGAAGTTTTTTTACATAAATTGTGTAGAAGGCGAGGGCAAATGCAGAAGCAAGTCCCCAGAAAAAGGCTTCCTTGGAAATAATGAGAGACTCTGTATTGCCATTTGTAAGGAGTAAAAAAGTCCCGCTCAGTGCCATAAGAAGTGCTGCTGTTTCTGACAATGAAATTTTTTGTTTCAGACGTATCAGATAATAAATAATTATTATAACAGGAGCCAGATATTGCAGTAAAGTGGCAATAGCCGCATTACTTTTTGCTATGGTGGTAAAATATGTAAACTGTACTCCCAGCATTCCAAAAATAGAATATATTATTATGTGAAAACGTGAATATTTATCTTTCCATATTCCTGTAACCTTATCTTTATTTCCTTTGTAAACGGATATGATCAGGAGCATAATGCCCGCAGTAAACATCCTTATGGAAACCACACATGATACAGATACAGAAGCATTGTTAAATAAATACTGTGATACTGTTCCGGAAACTCCCCATAAAACAGAGCTTATTATTACCATAAGAATTCCGGGCCATTTTTTATTCTTCATATATCCTCCGTAAAAATAAAATAAACTATTATAACTTTAGCACAAGATATGAAAAATAACAACAAATACTTGGGGAAATCAGACTTTTATTTACCGGATATATTTTCAGAATAAATATGCTTTATTATAAACTGCTGTTTTTCCTTTCAAAATCTAACAGCCACTGTTTCCGCCATAAGCCTCCGGCATAACCTGTAAGCTTTCCGCTTTCTCCTATTATTCTGTGGCATGGTATTATTATGGCGATTCTGTTCGATCCGTTGGCTTTTCCTACTGCCCTTACTGCTTTTGGTTTATTTATAGCCAATGCCTGATCTTTATATGATCTGTGTTCTCCATATGGTATATCAATTAATTTTTTCCACACAAGATTCTGAAAGTCAGTTCCCGGTGTATGCAGAGGGAGGTCAAAAATTTTCCGCGTACCGGAAAAATATTCAGCGATCTGCTCTTTTAACATATCCAGATACTGGTTTTGACCAAAGATAATTTTAGCGTGAAGTGTCTTCTTCAGATATTCAAGTTCGTCATTAAGATTTTTTCTGTCAGAAAATTCCAGAAGATATATTCCTTTTTCAGTGGCGCATGCAGTCATAGGGCCAAGCAGAGTAGTAAAACGCATTATATTAATTATATTTATTTCTGCTGAATCAGACGGAGTACTTCCAGTGGCATTTTTGAATGCATGGGAAAATCCGCTGAGGGAATTATAACCGCTGTCAAAAGCTGAATCAATTATTTTTTCCCCGCCGGAAATCTGATGCAGGGCGGAATTGATCTTTAACATTCTCTGATATTCATGAAATGTAATATCAAGATTCTTTTTGAACCATCTTCTTACTTTATTAGGTTCTATATTTAATTCATTCAAATCACTGTCCTTTAATTTTTCATCAGGATTTTTTTCCAGCTTTTTCAGAATGATTTTTATATACTCTGGTGTAAAACCTAAGTGTTCAAGGGGATGACAGACTTTACACGGTCTGTAACCGTGTAATACTGCTTCTTTGCTTGTATGGAAAAACTCTACATTTTCTTTTTTTGGTTTTCTTGCAGTACATGTAGGGCGGCAGAATATTCCCGTAGTTTTTATTCCGGCAAAAAAGCTGCCTTCATAGGAACTGTCTTTATTTAATAAAGCATTATACATTTCTTCAAATTTTAGTTTCATAGGAAGACTCCTTTTTATTTTAGTATACCTGATAATTCGCTGTTTTTTCAACCGAAAAATTAACATATATTTTTGGAATATGATATTAGTGATAATAAATTTTTATAAAAAATATATAAACTTTTGACAGCAGACTGGATATTAATTAAATAATGTGGTATTATTTATAGGGAAAATATTCAATTCAACAGAAACAAATCTATTATTATCGAAACTAACATCTGGCAATTAAACAAAAAGATCTAGCAGAACTAAGAGTAAGTGAATTTTTATAATTATTTTAGTGAGGAGAAATAGTATGAAAATTTTGATTGTTTATTATTCTTTTGAGGGAAGTTGCAAGTATGTGGCAGAAGAGATCAGTAAAAATTTGAATGCCGAGATTTTAGAGCTGAAACCTAAAACAGATGTGAAGACCAAGGGTATATTAAAGTATGTTTTTGGCGGCAAACAGGCTTTTTCAAATGAAAAACCCGAGCTTCTCCCGTTGGAAAAGAATATCAATTCTTATGATTTTATTTTTCTGGGGACACCGGTATGGGCATGGAATTATGCGCCTGCATTAAAAACTTTTTTTTCAGAGCATAAAATAAAAGAAAAAAAGATGGCGTTATTTTGCTGCAGCGGAGGCGGAAAGGGAAAAACACTGGAAAATATGAAAAAGGAACTTTGTGAAAATGAAGTTATGGGAGAGATGGAATTTGTTAATGTTCTAAAGCAGACTAAATACAATATGGAGGCTGCAGTGGGAAACTGGGTGGATAATATTATGGAGACTTTTTGAATGGAAAGTTGAAATTTTTTTGATTATGATGTAAAATTATGATATGAATTATGTTTTTAGGAGGGATGAAATGAAGAAAATTATATTTACAATATTTTTGGCTTTCTTTTGCATTTCATTTTCTGATATAACAGGAATAGACACTAAAAAAATAATAAGAAGTCATTATACCGAAAAAGATCTTCTTATGAAAAAAAGTGATTATTTTCTGCCAAAAACAGGAAAAGAATTTAATTTCAGAGCTTTTGAATGGAATACATCAAAAGAAACAGCATTGAAATTTTTTGACGGGAAAAATTATACAGACCGTGGAAATGAATTGATATTCACTAATATTAACTTTGCAGGTATGGTACTGTCAGAACTGAAATTAAACTATGAAAATGACAAATTAGTAAGCTGGATTGGTTTTGGAAGAGCTGATGCGGAAACTTTAAAAGGATTGCAGGATACTTATAATTCAAAATATAAAGGGAAAATAATAGAGACTAATACTGATGCCCTGAAAATGTACATTACCAGAGACAGGGAAAACAGCTTTTTTATTATTTTTGATCCTGATATGACTACTTTTTATTATCAGAGTGCTGCTCAGTATGATAGAATAATCAGAGGCGAGACAGAAGAAAAAGAGCTGGAAAGAATAAGAATCGAAAATGAAAAGAAACAAAAGGAAAAAGTAAAGCAAGATATGTTTAATGATTTATAATTTTTATAAAGCTGCTGTAATAGCAGCTTTTTTTTGTACTTTTTTTATTTGTGAAAAAAAGTGTGAAATAAAATGTAATCAGGAAAACAGAAAAATTATATAAAAAAAATTAATATAATAAAAGCATGTTATAAACTCAAGGATTAACAGATTTTTTGTATTAAAAAAAATATAGTAAAAAAGTTTTCAAAATTGTTGATTTTTTCACAAAATCGAGGTAAAATACATTACTAAGAATGAATAAAAGTTCATTCGGTAATATATTTTAATATCGAATTATTTGTCGGTTAAAATATTTTATTTGGGCAGAGTAATAAAAGAGATAAGTATTTAAACTGGAAGAAAAAGAGAATTTAAAGAGGTGATTAAAGTGTCAAAAGTACTTCGGGCAGATGAAATGAAAAAATGTCTCGGCTGTTTTACATGTATGAACATATGTTCTATAGTAAATCATAAGAGCCATTCGTTAA from Sebaldella termitidis ATCC 33386 includes the following:
- a CDS encoding Ppx/GppA phosphatase family protein; the encoded protein is MKDMLCVISIASHGIYMKIFQKKGTAVKIIDKAVHVSLIGKEVFFEDKLTFNKIKEIIDTVKKMKIIAEGYQTDKIVVIGTTAVRKAKNNYYLQDQLKINTGLDLLVMDKLDENYLAYEKISVSLEKHLDDYNEKNNLIVYVGSGNISFSVISNGINIYNTNIEIGSLVLSDISDKLNLGTKKRNIVIDEYIKRHLSGIFRNISDIKIERVILAGKFFDIYIERVKNKKRIDFIEELTREEIFEYNKKLYEKSPEEIAKTYNIKKIEAEMLTQKVNIIKNIIQKFNSNKIIFVNFKLSNSIAEFHFFKNEKIRRKIEKDSVESARKIAKRYYYMEEHVDKLEEIIDKIFNKVHKTHGLTKKDRYYLTLANIFRETGKYITLENYINFSRDILEASGIFGISTREHFFISKILKYFEEDILELENSKSISKEEKLSVAKLAAILKIAESLDSSMEQKIADLEITSDENDIYFNVKLKKMIFLEKLEFEEKKEVFENVFGLKTHLVINK
- a CDS encoding RNA degradosome polyphosphate kinase, with protein sequence MKYKSEDFINRELSWLEFNDRVLSEAEYQGNPLLEKCKFISITSSNLDEFFMIRIAALKAQIDSKFTQKDIAGLTPIQQMEKIEDRIETLIKKQYSIYRNGLIPELKKNGIVFLKYKELTEDEKKAAAEYFEETLFPILTPTAIDSSRPFPFLQNKSLNIIVELKKEKDRFSFVQIPSIVNRMFRLPGKNKYRFILIEEIIKEFMGTLFEGYSIRKMSEFRITRDSDVIINEDGAEDLLSKIEKSIKNRKWGSPVRLEVCEDIEKDTREYLKDILKLKKSDVYRIDGPIDLTFLMKLWIETDKDKLKFPPEPPVLIKEFQGDESVFDIMKEKEIIYHLPYESFEPVIDLVEEAARDPKVLAIKQTLYRVSGQSPIVKALKDAASNGKQVTVLVELKARFDEEQNINWAKELEKAGCHVIYGLKGLKTHAKLLLIVRQETEGIQRYVHLSTGNYNDNTAKLYSDIGFFSTNEDLCTDISYLFNTLTGFSMSRYWNKVAVAPNDLRTKIYELIDNEIENQKAGKKGRIIMKANSLTDKEMIEKLYDASRIGVEVKLVIRGACSLKVGIKDISENIEVFSIVGRYLEHSRIYYFENDGESKIYLSSADLMSRNLDRRIEIMFPVEDENLKDQIVKILELNLTDNVKRRILEPDGTYRNSNARSSKKINAQSEFYKLAKKGSISS
- a CDS encoding VanW family protein, with the translated sequence MWKKVTLIIAGIFLLFGGAFFYFVKDTDKIYNNISVSGVDLSDTSKETAKKKIEEIKLENVKLKYEGKEFMISGDSISYKVDSDTIVNEAYNVGRNGNFLKNKAKIFALKALGKKVSLPLHYSINEEALKNELVKIASEVDVKEQDARLVINNDQISVIDEVNGKKINIEKTLSAVMESIKYSKHDDINLVAETAVPKVTKEKLGSVNTLLGEYTTTFNSGVYGRSENIKLAVKSINDVLLEPQDILSFNDSTGMRNPKNGYKSAPVIVNGEIEQGLGGGVCQVSSTLFNAGALSGLKIVERSNHSIPSSYVALGRDAVVDYGNLDLKIQNNFQNPVYIAADVVGSKIIIKVYGNQKDKADEVKLYAVVNGSIPRKTKTVKSGKATNGRDGIKATTYRVIVKNGSETKEVLSSNYYPPKARVVVLTPAPAVVSEEAPSL
- a CDS encoding DMT family transporter; this translates as MKNKKWPGILMVIISSVLWGVSGTVSQYLFNNASVSVSCVVSIRMFTAGIMLLIISVYKGNKDKVTGIWKDKYSRFHIIIYSIFGMLGVQFTYFTTIAKSNAAIATLLQYLAPVIIIIYYLIRLKQKISLSETAALLMALSGTFLLLTNGNTESLIISKEAFFWGLASAFALAFYTIYVKKLLKWPSSVIIGWSMVIGGFILGLFVPDWGAVRDFAHFDIFLSMLFIVILGTLIPFYFFIESLRYINAKEASLLSCSEPLSALITSIIWLHVSFGIYQFAGAFLIILMIVMLTLTSENKPAKE
- a CDS encoding bifunctional transcriptional activator/DNA repair enzyme AdaA, whose product is MKLKFEEMYNALLNKDSSYEGSFFAGIKTTGIFCRPTCTARKPKKENVEFFHTSKEAVLHGYRPCKVCHPLEHLGFTPEYIKIILKKLEKNPDEKLKDSDLNELNIEPNKVRRWFKKNLDITFHEYQRMLKINSALHQISGGEKIIDSAFDSGYNSLSGFSHAFKNATGSTPSDSAEINIINIMRFTTLLGPMTACATEKGIYLLEFSDRKNLNDELEYLKKTLHAKIIFGQNQYLDMLKEQIAEYFSGTRKIFDLPLHTPGTDFQNLVWKKLIDIPYGEHRSYKDQALAINKPKAVRAVGKANGSNRIAIIIPCHRIIGESGKLTGYAGGLWRKQWLLDFERKNSSL
- a CDS encoding flavodoxin family protein, with the protein product MKILIVYYSFEGSCKYVAEEISKNLNAEILELKPKTDVKTKGILKYVFGGKQAFSNEKPELLPLEKNINSYDFIFLGTPVWAWNYAPALKTFFSEHKIKEKKMALFCCSGGGKGKTLENMKKELCENEVMGEMEFVNVLKQTKYNMEAAVGNWVDNIMETF